A genome region from Panicum virgatum strain AP13 chromosome 4K, P.virgatum_v5, whole genome shotgun sequence includes the following:
- the LOC120703869 gene encoding EIN3-binding F-box protein 1-like: MSPFQGYRGDGVLAGVRSRKRVFASAADDEPVTAAAPRRQKRREEPSLDALPDECLFEVLRRVRGAPARCASACVSRRWLALLAGIRASEAVLAPPAPAPAVPDLNMEYLGGEDDDDDEADLMGHDGDARERTFEGKEATDARLTAAAVAGRLAAVSVRGSHPARGVTDSGITALARGCPALRFLALWDVPQVTDAGLAEIATECHALERLDITGCPLVTDKGLIALAQGCPELKSLTIEACSGVANEGLKAIGRCCAKLQVVTIKNCAHVDDQGVSGLICSTTASLAKVRLQGLSITDASLAVIGYYGKAITDLTLARLPAVGERGFWVMANALGLQKLRCMTVASCPGLTDLALASVAKFSPSLKLVNLKKCSKVSDGCLKEFAESARALENLQVEECNKVTLMGILAFLLNCSPKFKALSLVKCIGIKDICSAPAQLPVCKSLRSLTIKDCPGFTDAILAVVGMICPQLENVNLSGLGSVTDNGFLPLIKSSESGLVNADLNGCENLTDTAVSALVKAHGCSLAHLSLEGCSKITDASLFAISESCSQLAELDLSNCMVSDYGVAVLAAAKQLKLRILSLSGCMKVTQKSVPFLGSMSSSLEGLNLQFNFIGNHNIASLEKQLWRCDILA, encoded by the exons atgtctccgttCCAGGGATACAGAG GTGATGGGGTTCTCGCCGGCGTCCGGTCGCGGAAGCGAGTGTTCGCGTCGGCGGCCGACGACGAGCCCGTGACGGCCGCGGCGCCCAGGAGGCAGAAGCGGCGGGAGGAGCCGTCGCTGGACGCGCTCCCGGACGAGTGCCTCTTCGAGGTCCTGCGCCGCGTGCGGGGCGCCCCCGCGCGCTGCGCCTCCGCCTGCGTCTCCCGCCGCTGGCTCGCGCTCCTCGCCGGCATCCGCGCCTCCGAGGCCGTGCTGGCcccgcccgcccccgcccccgccgtgcCGGACCTCAACATGGAGTAcctcggcggcgaggacgacgacgacgacgaggccgacCTCATGGGCCACGACGGTGACGCCCGCGAGAGGACCTTCGAGGGCAAGGAGGCCACGGACGCGCGCCTCACGgccgcggccgtcgccggccgcctgGCCGCCGTCTCCGTCCGCGGGAGCCACCCGGCGCGCGGAGTCACCGACTCGGGGATCACCGCGCTCGCCCGCGGCTGCCCGGCGCTCCGGTTCCTCGCCCTGTGGGATGTCCCGCAGGTGACCGATGCTGGGCTCGCTGAGATCGCCACCGAGTGCCACGCGCTGGAGCGTCTGGACATCACTGGCTGCCCGCTGGTCACGGACAAGGGCCTCATCGCCCTCGCTCAGGGTTGCCCGGAGTTGAAGTCGTTGACCATCGAGGCATGCTCCGGTGTTGCCAACGAGGGTCTCAAGGCGATCGGCAGGTGCTGTGCTAAGCTGCAGGTGGTGACCATCAAGAACTGCGCTCATGTTGATGACCAGGGTGTGTCTGGCCTCATCTGCTCCACAACCGCCTCGTTGGCCAAGGTCCGGCTCCAGGGTCTGAGCATTACTGATGCTTCTCTTGCGGTGATTGGGTACTATGGGAAGGCTATCACAGACCTCACCCTTGCTCGCCTCCCAGCAGTTGGTGAGAGGGGATTTTGGGTGATGGCCAATGCCCTGGGCCTGCAGAAGCTCAGATGTATGACTGTCGCCTCCTGCCCGGGACTCACGGATCTTGCTCTTGCATCTGTTGCCAAGTTCAGCCCAAGTTTGAAGCTGGTTAACCTCAAGAAGTGCAGCAAGGTCTCCGATGGTTGCCTCAAGGAATTCGCGGAATCAGCAAGGGCTCTGGAGAACTTGCAGGTTGAGGAATGCAACAAGGTTACTCTCATGGGCATTCTTGCTTTCCTCCTCAACTGCAGCCCCAAGTTTAAGGCTCTCTCTTTGGTCAAATGCATTGGGATCAAGGACATCTGCTCTGCACCTGCACAGCTTCCAGTATGCAAGTCGCTTCGCTCCCTGACCATCAAGGATTGCCCAGGTTTCACTGATGCCATCTTGGCCGTGGTGGGCATGATCTGCCCTCAGTTGGAGAATGTCAATTTGAGCGGTCTTGGTTCAGTTACCGACAATGGCTTCCTTCCATTGATCAAGAGTTCCGAGAGCGGGCTGGTCAATGCTGATTTGAATGGCTGCGAGAACCTCACAGATACAGCTGTTTCTGCCTTGGTGAAGGCGCATGGTTGTTCTCTTGCACACCTTAGCCTTGAGGGCTGCAGTAAGATTACTGATGCAAGCCTGTTTGCAATCTCTGAGAGCTGCAGCCAGCTTGCCGAGCTTGATCTTTCAAACTGCATGGTCAGCGACTATGGTGTTGCGGTCTTGGCGGCGGCAAAGCAGCTCAAGCTTCGTATCCTCTCACTATCTGGTTGTATGAAGGTCACCCAGAAGAGTGTTCCTTTCTTAGGCAGCATGTCTTCATCCTTGGAGGGACTCAATCTCCAGTTCAACTTCATCGGCAACCACAACATCGCCTCGTTGGAGAAGCAGCTCTGGCGGTGCGACATCCTTGCTTAG